Part of the Esox lucius isolate fEsoLuc1 chromosome 25, fEsoLuc1.pri, whole genome shotgun sequence genome, GCGTTGCAGTTCTCCTTTCTCATCTGACCAGACATGCATAACTAAACAAATGGAAACATATTCATTCAGAATTAAAAGTAGAAAGGGAAAGAAACCTTGACATTAAAGTAGAAAGGGAAAATACCTCCCTGTTGGTGTGGCTTCCAGAATGTGCCACCAAACCCCTTCAACCTAACCAGAATAACGCTGTCTGCCTGGCGTTCAACCTTCCATTATTCTCTCATGTCACCCCACTCCAAACCATTAGAGTGAGTACCATTAGAGTGGTACTCACTCTAATGGTTTGCAGTTGAAAGTTGCATCCGCTATACAGACATGGTGATTGCCCACAGCAAGATAGAGATTCCATGAGATGTGAGTACCACAGAACAAGGCAAGGGAATGATGGAATACATTAAATCAAGGCACATAGGCCCAAATAACCTACACCCCTGCGTGCGTTCATATATAACTGCTTTGTATATGCATTAATTGAGTTAAGAAATGTTATCTTCATTTTCTAATCTTCACTTGTTAATAATAGTGGTGCAACGTCATTGATCCGTGATCCGTTCGGATCAATATCTTCGGTTCGGCACACACGTGATCCGCGGATTgatttctgaaaaaaataaagttgTGCGCATGTTCAGTCCACACCCAGCGTGGTCATGGCGAGCGGAGGAACGGAGGCGCTTGAACGCCCCGCGTCATTTGAATCCCCTGTATGGGAGCATTTTGGCTTCCCTGTCAAAGGAAGGAGGTTAGTGGATAAAACCGTGACGGTGTGTAGGCACTGTGGCACAAGAAAGCCATATGACAGTGGAAACACATCAAGCATGGCCGCGCATTTGAAGCAGTTTCACTGACAGTGAAAACGAAAGCTGCTCAACAACCGCTTATCACTGCGGCATTGAAGCAGCCCCTTGTTGCACAATCAGACCGGGCTAAAGCGATCACAAACGCTATCGGTGTGTTTATAGGTGCAGACATGAGGCCATATTCGGTTGTGCAAAACGAGGGCTTTAAACACATGCTGAAAGTGCTTGAGCCACGTCACGACATCCCGGCGCGCACCCACTTCAGCGAAAAGATTGTGCCAGATCTTTATGAGCAGGAGAAGAAAAAAGTTGTGGATGATCCCGAGCATCCTCTGTTAAGCTCACGACAGACGGGTGGACGTCCAGGGGAACGGAGAGCTATGTGACCATAACCGCTCACTTCATCACAGCAGACTGGGAGATGAGAAGTCCGGTGCTGCAGACACGCCCCCTCTACGAGAGTCACACAAGCACTCATCTTGCGCAGGTACTGACACAAGCAGTGGAGGAATGGAAGATAAAGACTCCCAGTACTAGTAATATCCCAGTCACAACTGATAATGCCAAAAATCTAATAAATGCAGTGAATGAGGCATTCTGGGCCCACAGATGATTTACACATGTAGTGAATTTGGCATCACAGAAGGGAATCTCAGTCAACAGGATGGACCGCCTCCTTGGGAGGATCAGGAAGGTGGTGTCCTACTTCCACCGAAGCACAACAGCTGCTCATGTGCTTAAGACAAAGCAAGAAATGCTAAAGCTGCCTACTGTTGTTAAAAAGAAGATATTATGCCTTGTGCACTTTAGATTGATTTTATATATTTGAATGTAATAATTTAAAAGTGTTAATAAACAAAAAGGTCAAACCTATGTTAATTtgtcttttaaatttttttttgctgatcCGAAAAATGATCTGATCCGTGACTCTGATCCGAGAAACGATCCGAACAATGAGTTTTTTTATCAGTTGCACCCCTAGTTAATAGGGAAGCATGTGACATAACAATATTTGATCTGATTAAGTTGGGTAGAAGTCTTTCCACTACAGGGAGTctcacacaaaccacacaaggATGAGGATGGTCAGTTTGCAGCAAAGTAGTGGACTTCTTCTATCACGAATGTGTGGTGACCTCTAGTGTCCCCTGTTAGTCACAACCATCAAATGTTCTTCCAGCACTGTCtggaagacaaagaaagagtTTTACTTTAAAAGCCAAGTTATCATAAGGAGTATGTTAAAGTTGGGGGCTATTTGGCTCTCagctatatacactcacctaaaggattattaggaacaccacactaatactgtgtttgaccccctttcgccttcagaactgccttaattctacgtggcattgattcaacaaggtgctgaaagcattctttagaaatgttggcccatattgataggatagcatcttgcagttgatggagatttgtgggcacaaagctcccgttccaccacatcccaaagatgctctattgggttgagatctggtgactgtgggggccatttcagtacagtgaactcattgtcatgttcaagaaaccaatttgaaatgattggagctttgtgacatggtgcattatcctgctggaagtagccatcagaggatgggtacatggtggtcataaagggatggacatggtcagaaacaatgctcaggtaggctgtggcatttaaacaatgcccaattagcactaaggggcctaaagtgtgccaagaaaacatcccccacaccattacaccaccaccagcctgcacagtggtaacaaggcatggtggaaccatgttctcattctgtttacgccaaattctgactctaccatctgaatgtctcaacagaaatcgagactcatcagaccaggcaacattcttccagtcttcaactgtccaattttggtgagctcgtgcaaattgtagcctctttttcttatttgtagtggagatgaggtCTTGGGTAGTGGAGACCCCgggggggtcttctgctgttgtagcccatccgcctcaaggttgtgcgtgttgtggcttcacaaatgctttgctgcatacctcggttgtaacaagtggttatttcagtcaaagttgctcttctatcagcttgaatcagtcagcccattctcctctgacctctagcatcaacaaggcattttcgcccacaggactgccgcatactagatgtttttcccttttcacaccattctttgtaaaccctagaaatggttgtgcgtgaaactcccagtaactgagcagattgtgaaatactcagactggcccgtctggcaccaacaaccatgccacgctcaaaattgcttaaatcacctttctttcccattctgacattcagtttggagttcaggagattgtcttgaccaggaccacacccctaaatgcattgaagcaactgccatgtgattggttgattagataattgcataaatgagaaattgaggtgagtgtatataagtCATGTTGGAGAAAGAAATCTTTAACCTTTTAGCCAACATGGGTTTGTTATACAGTAAGAGTTTAGTATTAGGTTTATGAATGTGAATgaggttttaaaataaaaaatatgtttactaACATTATTATAATAACGTAGGTGCTATTGCTACTCATGGTTGAGTtacttgttgttgtttttttagccCATTTAATCAAGTGAGTATGAAAACAATATACAGATGTGCTTTGGTTTCACAAGCACACCAAATGAGTTAATGTTGTAATGGCTCCCAAATGCATAAGCAATGATGTCAGACTGCAACCCCCCAACCACACGACACAGCCTAACTACTGAAACTTCTTATCTTCACAGGGATTACAAGTCAAATACCTGAAACACAATGGAGGATTCTATAACTATTTACGGTTATGATGAATTTGGGGATTATAACAATTACACATATGACAATGTCACTGGTAATGAAGAGGTTGCTGCTTTCAAGACCCACACAACATGCTTCACTGAGGTTTCCTGTGTCTTCTACCTGGTGGTCAATGTGCTCATCTTCCTGTTGGGAGTACTTGGCAACGGCCTGGTCATCTGGATCGCTGGTATCAAGATGAAGAGGACGGTCAGCACCACCTGGTACCTCAGCCTGGCCGTGTCAGACTTCAtattttgtctctctctaccgTTCAACATTGTCTACACGGTTACAAATGACTGGACCTTTGGGCTGTTCTTGTGTAAGTTCAACTCATTTGTGATGTTTATCAACATGTTCAGCAGCATCTTCATCCTGGCCGTCATCAGTGTGGACcggtgtgtgttggtggtgttTGCAGTGTGGGCTCAGAACAACCGCACCAATGGCAAGGCATCTTTTGTGGTGTTCTTAGCCTGGATTTCCTCTGTTGCCCTGAGCCTCCCCTCTGCAGTGTTTAGAGACATTAAGACCCATTTAGGGAGGAGCTTGTGTTACAATAACTACTCAGGCCAACACAGTCACAAGACGATCGCAGTGAGTCGGTTCATCTGTGGCTTCGCAATGCCCTTCCTCGCCATCTTCTTCTGTTACTCCACTATCATTGCGCAACTACGGACCAGACAAATGATGAGGAAGTCCTCCAAGCCCCTCAGGGTAATGACTGCGTTGATAGCCGCATTCTTCATCTCCTGGCTGCCCTACCATGTCTTCATACTGCTTGAGCTGAACCACCAAACCTACAACCAGGAAAACATCAGAGCTGGTCTTATCATTGGGACCACTGTGGCCGCAGCCAACAGTTTGATTAACCCGGCGCTCTATGTTTTCATGGGCAATGACTTCCAGCAGAAATTCAAGAGCTCCATGCTGTCTAAGATTGAGAATGCgatcagagaggagggaggcacCACCAGCAGCCGCAGAACGTCCATGTTTCTCTGAAATGGATGGGGAAGACAAAGACTTTGTTCAGCAGTGCTTAGCTTTGTAGAAATGGTATTAAAGctgtattttcttttgattGTCTACGTTGCCTCAGGTTAACATTCTGCACAACAATGCACCTcattaagggaaccatgaattttGAGGTATACCAGCCCATTTATTTAAATGAGGCCACCAGTCAAGGAACTAAAGCTCGGCCAATAAAGATTATTCCAACCAGACATGGATCCAAAGAATTaaaaggtgtgttttgggttggcCAAATCGGTCCCGACTATAATCTGACTGAGATTCTGTTGTAGGACCAGAAGGAGACAATGCATGCCAAAACCAGTAAAACCTCACTCAATTGGCTGAGTTCTGCTGGAGGAATGGACTAAAACAGATATCAGAGTCTGATTAGTGGCTATAGGAGATGATTATTCCAAGTTATTGCTGCTAATAGAGGGGTTCACATATTTTCACATGAATGAAGGGGTTCACATATTTTCGCacacatgtttttgttaaatgaaccactttgtttaataaacaatatgctgtgtttgtgtcctttatttggaatgtctttattttgaATTGAGGTTTAGATAAGGatttttgtaaatttgttttaaatatttgatacaaaaATAATGACCGAAGGTCGGTGTAAAAGAGCCTCGAGAGTTCCGTAAAAAGGTATGTGAATACATAAGACAAAGATGAACATGCATAGtttcagtgagggaaaaaataatttgatcccccgctgattttgtacgtttgtccactgacaaacaaatgatcagtctataataataatggtaggtttattcgaacagtgagagacagaataaaaataaaaaaaatccagaaaaacgcttgtaaaaaatgttataaatttcaaaatgtaatcaatcaaaatgtatttataaagcgctttttacaacagcagttgtcacaaagtgctttacagagacacccagccttaaaccccaaggagcaaacaacagtagtgttgaatttcagtggctaggaaaaactccctaagaaggtcgaattttaggaagaaacctagagaggacccaggctcagaggggtgaccagtcctcttctggctgtgccgggtgagatattaagagtccaattggaataataaatacatttctcttggctaaatccagagtatatttgattttagactaggtcagaagtatgaccaggtggacaaggacaggaaacagcaacggtccccccaaaccaggtaatccgcaggtgtggaccaggacctcatctccttctaaaatttaaaattggaggaaactgagaaaagttagtagtacatccctcatgtcccccagcacaataatatagcagcgtaacaccttggaaactgagacggggggggtccggtgacactgtggccctacccgggggaggccccggacagggcccaacaggcaggaaatcaatccaaccacattgccaggcatcaaccaaagggacacccaccaaccgcaacccccctgaatgagggccgagtattgctagcagcgtttTTAGAaagagtttttagtagacacttgaaagtttgcactgagtttgcatttctaaccttaattggcagatcattccacaggagtggagctctatgagaaaaggccctgccgccaattgtttgtttagaaattctaggtacaattaaaaggcctgcgtcttgcgatctaaggttacgtgtaggtatgtatggctggatcatttcagcaaggtaagtaggagcaagtccatgtattgatttataggttaagagtaaaaccttaaaatcagccctaaccctaacaggcagccaatgtaaggatgccaggacaggagtaatgtgttcaaatttttttgttctagttacgATTCTAGCAGCTgcgtgcagcactaattgaagtttatttattaatttgtctggataaccagagagaagagcattgcagtaatctaatctagaagtaacgaaagcatggattaatttttctgcatcagtttttgataggaagtttctaatttttgcgatgtttctaagatgaaaataagcaactcttgagacatattttatatgttcttcaaaggagaggtcagggtcaagggtaacgccaaggttttttacagttttttgggatacgaccatgcagccgtcgaggttcacagtgagatctgctaacaacactctttgttttttgggtcctaaaaggagcatttctgttttatttgagtttaagagcaagaaattctctgtcatccacttcctaatatctgaaacgcatgcttccaaaatagctaatttaggggcttctccatgcttcattgaaatatataactgtgtgtcatcagcataacagtgaaagttaatattgtgatttcggattacatcgcccagagggagcatgtatagtgagaaaagtaatgggcccagaaccgagccttgaggaactcaaATTTGCGtcttaatgagtgaaataggtATTCGACcgctctgcaaaacatgacttagtacttagtggcaaaacccttgtcaATCTGTAACGAGACGCACGCTCTCTCCCCCGGCGTGGTGTTCggcctcctcccacggcactgtcatgtcttgttattgcacacatctggtgtccattcccttgTTAGGtaacctatattagttcctgtgtttctgggcgtctttgtgaggtattgttctgtGTTTGGTGTTGTAAAGATTAATTTTGCACTTGCACGCCTTTTCATTGATACGTGCGATTTACTTTGAATAAGAAACATCATTATTatctacctccctgcgtttggctcctttatcTTTTGCACACGACAACAACACTCCTTGACACAATCACAGAGGTCGGacttttcttgtagttggccaccaggtttgcacacatctcatgagggattttgtcccactcctctttgcagatcttttccaagtcattaaggtttcaaggctgaagtttggcaactcgaaccttcagctcccttcCTTTCTGTGGgtttaaggtctggagactggcttggccactccaggaccttaatgtgctccTTCTtcagccactcctttgttgccttggccgtgtttcgggtcgttgtcatgctggaatacccatccatgacccattttcaatgccctgactGAGGGAAGggggttctcacccaagatttgatggtacatggacCCATCCATCATCACTTTGATGatgtgaagttgtcctgtccccttagcagaaaaccCCCACAAAaggatgatgtttccacctccatgtttgaagGTGGGGATGGGGTTCTTGGagcctcctccaaacacagcgagttgagttgatgccaaagattTTGGTCTcacctgaccacaacactttcacccagttctcctctgaatcattcagatgttcattggcaaactccagacaggcctgtacatgtgctctCTTGAGGAGGGGGACCTTGAAGGtcctgcaggatttcagtccttcacggcgtagtgtgttaccaattgttttcttggtgactatggtcccagctgccttaaaatcattgacaagatcttcCCGTGTAGaatcctcactgttctcatgataaTTGCAACtctacgaggtgagatcttgcatggagccccggaaCAAGggtgattgacagttcttttctgtttcTTCCAAGCTGTTGTCagcttcttaccaagctgcttggcgatggtaagcttgtgtaggtctaaaatcttgtccctgacattcttggacagctctttggtcttggccatggtggagagtttggaatctgattgactgattgctttaagagtgtgctcctaatctccgctcgttacctttataaaagacaccggtgagccagaaatctttctgattgagaggggatcaaatacttatttcactcattaaaatggaaatcaatttataaccttttttacatgcatttttctggatctttttgttgttattctgtctctaacTGTTCAAAtcaacctaccattaaaattatagacatataatttctttgtcagtgggcaaacgtacaaaatcagcaggggatcatataattttttccctccctgtaggtctggaaatatttggacccTGAtgcaattttcataattttggcacttgatgccaccacaatggatttgaaatgaaacaaccaagatgcaattgagtTGCAGACTTTAAATTTTACAGAAAGTGACCCAGTGGCATAGAAatccatgcatgcccatgccaccAGACTGCCTTCACCGTGTTTTATAGATGATGcagtatgcttcggatcatgagccgctccatgccttctccatacttttttctggTAAAGGCTGATCTTAGTTTCTTGGCTTACGACTGGTTTGCACCATGTGTTGAACCCTCCATGTTTGCTCTTATGAAGTCTTCTCTtaatggtagacttggataatgatatgcctacctccggAGAGTGTTcttgtcacggcttcggggtttggacaaggaggagcaggagaaggcgtggtggaaggatctttttaatggtatcctcacgaaccaatgcaaaataagtatatacaggtgacgaagcgtcgtacagctctttagtaggtagagacaatcacacacaaagacagggggagcagagggaacatatataccgggggaaacagcgatgatgaggaacaggtgcactaaacgagacacaggtgaaatgtatgatgagacggtggtgtcagaaggccggtgacgtcgaccgctggggcccgcccactgcagggggaggtgaaccagcagaggtcgcagttgtcacagttcttcacttggttggatgatgtgaagggtttttctttacgtTTCAGTGTCTTTCTATTCCTTCAGAAGCATTGGGGTTGTTGGtctagacacacacaaacacacacagctcagcATTAGAATGGAAAAGCCTTGTTGGATTTCCTGCCCAgtggcgtgtttgtgtgtgtgtgtgtgtgtgtgtatgtatgtgtgtgtgagtgtatatgcttACTCTATTTTGGTGTTTCAAAGGTAGTTGTATTTAGGCCTTTTTAAAAGGTAGGTGCTTTTAAAATGAGACACAAAACcactagcaagcaagcaagtttatttatacaatcacctaaaggattattaggaacatcatactaatactgtgtctgatctttcgccttcagaactgccttaaatctacatggcattgattgaacaaggtgctgaaagcattctttagaaatgttggcccatattgataggatagcatcttgcagttgatggagatttgtgggatgcccatccagggcacaaagctcccgttccaccacatcccaaagatggtctattgggttgagatctggtgactgggggccatttcagtacagtgaactcattgtcatgttcaagaaatcaatttgaaatgattggagcTTTGTttacatggtgcattatcctgctggaagtagccatctgaggatgggtacatggtggtcataaagggatggacatggtcagaaacaatgctcagctaggccgtggcatttaaacaatgcccaattggcactaaggggcctaaagtgtgccaagaaaacatcccccacaccattacaccaccaccaccagcctgcacagtggtaacaaggcatgatggatccatgttctcatggactctaccatctgaatgtctcaacagaaattgagactcatcagaccatgcaacattcttccagtcttcaactgtccaattttggtgagcttgtgcaaattgtagcctctttttcttatttctagtggagatgagtggtacccggtggggtcttctgctgttgtagcccatccgcctcaaggttgtgcgtgttgtggcttcacaaatgctttgctgcatacctcggttgtaacgagtggttatttcagtcaaagttgctcttctatcagcttgaatcagtcctctgacctctagcatcaacaaggcattttcgcccacaggactgccgcatactagatgtttttcccttttcacaccaatctttgtaaaccctagaaatggttgtgcgtgaaaatcccagtaactgagcagattgtgaaatactcagaccggcccgtttgtcaccaacaaccatgccatgctcaaaattgcttaaatcacctttctttcccattctgacattcagtttggagttcaggagattgtcttgaccaggaccacacccctaaatgcattgaagcaactgccatgtgattggttgattagataattgcattaatga contains:
- the LOC105007971 gene encoding chemokine-like receptor 1, translating into MEDSITIYGYDEFGDYNNYTYDNVTGNEEVAAFKTHTTCFTEVSCVFYLVVNVLIFLLGVLGNGLVIWIAGIKMKRTVSTTWYLSLAVSDFIFCLSLPFNIVYTVTNDWTFGLFLCKFNSFVMFINMFSSIFILAVISVDRCVLVVFAVWAQNNRTNGKASFVVFLAWISSVALSLPSAVFRDIKTHLGRSLCYNNYSGQHSHKTIAVSRFICGFAMPFLAIFFCYSTIIAQLRTRQMMRKSSKPLRVMTALIAAFFISWLPYHVFILLELNHQTYNQENIRAGLIIGTTVAAANSLINPALYVFMGNDFQQKFKSSMLSKIENAIREEGGTTSSRRTSMFL